GCGCTGTTCATTTCCTCTATGAAACCGCGAAGGGAAACCAATGTTTCGGAAACACCGACGGAGGAATCCGCGCGCCATCAGAGGGAAAATTAATCAACATTTACATATTGACGTAACAATTTTCATTCGGAAATTATGCTCTAGAATTTTTTCACTAGCGAATATACGAGCTAGCGTTTTATTCCGGAGAGCCCATGAAAGTTAGTATGCAAAACCCAAAAACAGGCGAAATAAAACAGGTAAAGGTTGGCTGGAGCTGGACGATTTTTCTATTTTCCGGCATGTTTGGAATTCCGCTCTTCCTGCGCGGCCTCCATGTTTGGGGCGCAGTATTTTTGGCCGTCGGCGCCATTAACTTGATCATGCCGGAGCCGACCGAGGAAGTGCAGGCGATTGCCGTGCTTATCCATGCGGCAATATATCTCGGGCTTCAGTTGTATATGTCCATCAAGGGCAACGAACTGACCGCAAAGAACTACCTCGAGAAAAATTGGACGTTCGTAGACCCTGAAAGCGAAGACACCGCGCTCGCCAAGCAGCGTTGGGGAATCACCACCGCCTGAGCGCGGGCGATGAGTTTGGCATGATTGCCCGCCCTGCGACCGGCTCGATCCCGGCCGCAGGAACATGCAGACCTTCCGGTCCAGGCGCCGCGCGGCAAACACCGGAAGCCCGACGCGAGACAACGTTGGCCGGCGGACGACCGGCATGCGCACCGTCCGCCATGCCGAAAATCGCAAACCGCAACGAATTCGCCGCGCCCCGGCTCAGCGGCGCCTTGCCCGCCCCGATACAATCACGGGCATGAATTCTGCACTGCAAAACACCGCCGCCGACGCCCACGCGGGCCATACCCCCATGATGCAACAGTACCTGCGCCTCAAAGCCGAGGCCGGGCCGTTGCTGCTTTTCTATCGCATGGGCGACTTCTATGAAATGTTCTATGAAGACGCCGAGCGCGGCGCGCGGCTGCTCAATCTGACGTTGACCAAGCGGGGCTCGTCCAATGGCGTGCCCATCCCCATGGCCGGCCTACCCGTGCACGCCATGGAGCAATATCTTGCGCGGCTCGTGGCCATGGGCGAGTCCATCGCCATCTGCGAGCAGATCGGCGATCCCGCTGCCTCCAAGGGCCCGGTCGAGCGTCGCATCGTGCGCATCGTCACGCCCGGCACGTTGACCGACGACGCGCTCTTGCCCGCCAAGGCGGACCGCGCGCTGGCGGCCATTTTCGTCAGCGGCAGCGCCCGTGCGCCGCGTGCGGGGCTGGCCTGGCTGAATCTGGCCAGCGGCGAGTTCCGCGTGACCGAATGCGCGCCTGCCCAGCTGGAATCCGAGTTGCACCGGGTCGCGCCGGCGGAAATTATTTGCGCCGACAGTGCCGAGTTCGACTTTCCGTTCGAAGGCGCGCGCGCCCGGGTGCCGGACTGGCATTTTGAAAGCGACGGCGCTCGCGCGCACCTGCTCGCGCATTTCAAGACGGACACGCTGGCGGGTTTCGACATCGAAGACATGCCGGCCGGCATCTGCGCGGCGGGCGCCCTGCTTCGCTATGCGGCCCGCACGCAATCGCAGGCGCTTGCGCACGTGCAAAGCCTGTCGGCCGAGCGGCCCGGGCAGTTCGTACTGCTGGACCCGGTCACGCGCCGCAATCTGGAACTGACGCAGACGCTGTCTGGCGAAGACTCGCCCACGTTGTTCTCGCTGCTGGACGGTTGCCGCACGCCGATGGGCAGCCGTTTGCTGCGCCGCTGGCTGCATCACCCCTTGCGCGAGAACGACCAGGCACTGGCGCGCCAGCAGGCCATTTCGGCGCTGCTGGCCGGGCGCATGGACGTCGAGCAGACCTTCGGCTCGGCGGGCTTGCTGGAAGCCCTGCGCGCCGCGCTGAACGCCTTTCCCGATATCGAGCGGATCGCTGCGCGTCTGGCTCTGCGCTCCGTGCGCCCGCGCGAACTGGCCAGTCTGCGGGACGCGCTGCAGGCCCTGCCCGCGCTGGCCGATCTGGTCGAACCCATGTCGGCCTCGCCGCGCATCGGCGAGCTGATTTCTCATCTGTCCGTGGATCCCGCGCTGGCCGCGCTGCTGGTGCGCGCCATCGCGCCCGAACCGGCCGTGGCCATCCGCGATGGCGGCGTGCTGGCGGCCGGCTTTGACGCGGAGCTGGACGAATTGCGCGGACTGGCCGCCGATGGCGGCGACTATCTTGTCCAGCTGGAAGCCCGCGAACGCGAGCGCACCGGCATCAGCAATCTGCGCGTGGAGTTCAATCGCGTGCATGGCTTCTATATCGAGGTCACCAAGGGCCAGACGGCCAAGGTGCCCGAAGACTACCGCCGCCGCCAGACGCTCAAGAACGCCGAACGCTACATCACGCCCGAGCTAAAGACCTGGGAAGACAAGGTGC
The DNA window shown above is from Achromobacter spanius and carries:
- the mutS gene encoding DNA mismatch repair protein MutS; translation: MNSALQNTAADAHAGHTPMMQQYLRLKAEAGPLLLFYRMGDFYEMFYEDAERGARLLNLTLTKRGSSNGVPIPMAGLPVHAMEQYLARLVAMGESIAICEQIGDPAASKGPVERRIVRIVTPGTLTDDALLPAKADRALAAIFVSGSARAPRAGLAWLNLASGEFRVTECAPAQLESELHRVAPAEIICADSAEFDFPFEGARARVPDWHFESDGARAHLLAHFKTDTLAGFDIEDMPAGICAAGALLRYAARTQSQALAHVQSLSAERPGQFVLLDPVTRRNLELTQTLSGEDSPTLFSLLDGCRTPMGSRLLRRWLHHPLRENDQALARQQAISALLAGRMDVEQTFGSAGLLEALRAALNAFPDIERIAARLALRSVRPRELASLRDALQALPALADLVEPMSASPRIGELISHLSVDPALAALLVRAIAPEPAVAIRDGGVLAAGFDAELDELRGLAADGGDYLVQLEARERERTGISNLRVEFNRVHGFYIEVTKGQTAKVPEDYRRRQTLKNAERYITPELKTWEDKVLSAQDRSLAREKWLFEQLLDVLAEHVRPLSDCAAALAELDTLAALAEHAQRHDWVAPELSEQADIDIDAGRHPVVERAIERFTPNGCRLDPARRMLLITGPNMGGKSTYMRQVALIVLLARIGSFVPASRARIGKIDRIFTRIGAADDLAGGRSTFMMEMTEAAAILSASTPNSLVLMDEIGRGTSTYDGLALAWAIACRLLSHNRALTLFATHYFELTRLPAEQATAANVHLAAAESASGIVFLHEVREGPASRSYGIQVAQRAGVPAAVIRQATRELERLEAQGAPTPQLGLFSAAAEADAQAYAEAERSDAIEALDSLREELSAIDPDSLTPREALDALYRLKKHLQ